Proteins encoded in a region of the Elizabethkingia bruuniana genome:
- a CDS encoding immunity 53 family protein gives MKNIRIIQEWFKLQCNGDWESEYGINIHTINNPGWNINIDLFDTVLSGFTIDENIDNGPDDWFFIQCNGEVFSGAGDPNKLNTILDKFIEFAMNNISKSNCLYTAYARVNKFSNLKVFTPIELKMIDLCNFEIISIPNIDSKDLKVIDIDDFEKIDFNKLDIDIDFSIGDKVKCELIHFYDNPSLVIL, from the coding sequence ATGAAAAATATAAGAATAATACAAGAATGGTTCAAACTCCAGTGTAATGGTGACTGGGAAAGTGAATATGGGATAAATATTCATACTATTAATAACCCGGGTTGGAACATAAATATAGATTTATTTGACACTGTTCTCAGTGGATTCACAATTGATGAAAATATAGATAATGGACCTGATGATTGGTTTTTCATTCAATGTAATGGAGAAGTTTTCTCAGGAGCAGGGGATCCTAATAAATTAAATACAATCTTAGATAAATTTATTGAATTCGCAATGAATAATATTAGTAAATCAAATTGTTTGTATACTGCGTATGCAAGAGTCAATAAGTTTTCCAATTTAAAGGTTTTCACGCCTATAGAATTAAAAATGATTGATTTATGTAATTTTGAAATTATATCTATTCCAAATATTGATTCTAAAGATTTAAAAGTAATAGATATTGATGATTTTGAAAAAATAGATTTTAATAAATTAGATATAGATATTGATTTCAGTATAGGAGATAAAGTAAAATGTGAACTAATTCATTTTTATGATAATCCTAGTTTAGTTATATTATAA
- a CDS encoding DUF6443 domain-containing protein, with translation MFKFKHFYTMGILMAGTLSSHAQIILTNPVTEQNKSVTDPYSIRLLPGFNAASPAVNSFRASLGASSNPNPTPNNYAPNPTASISVNENYIYSRTYLAPRSSSDPAAPQQQSISYFDGLGRPKQELSIKSTPNGQDLVSDIPYDSFGRQVQSWLPVPMNSLNGNIQSGVQTAASGYYKKADGSADPLAYGEKTLENSPLDRVLAQAAPGSDWDGKKVQYQYQANADGEVYRYTTSTSWSNNATVSVLGLSGTYGANSLYKNVITDEDGNSTIEFKNGQGQTVLVRKKNGSENLDTYYVYNEYNQLAFVIPPLAIDKGVDATLLNELAYQYRYDGQNRLVEKKLPGKDWEYMVYDKQDRLVLTQDGKLRQQNKWLFTKYDKFGRVAYTGLLDSEPGRDAQQSNMVNFGINNEERSASGFVQNGTTIYYSSSAYPVGNFTLLTVNYYDEYPPGSPAVFNGASVLGSNPVNGRSTKGLPVASMVKNIEDNGWTKSYIWYDDKARPVATESQNHLGGYTRTSSVLAFSGVPTSTTTYHKRDASSGEMVMKEDFSYDHQNRLVKHTHQVNGGPVEVLTENIYNELGQLESQNIGNGIQSIKNEYNIRGALTKMNDPKNLLNKLFGFELKYINPAGTSKKYNGNIAETDWATQSDGTLRRYSYQYDGVNRLKEGSYWDNAGAVSGSYAEKLSYDLNGNITGLQRTGQGAGLIDQLNYTYDQSGNSNKLIRVNDASGNAAGYPVGGNTIAYDINGNMVNHLDKGISNIAYNYLNLPSSITASIGNTDYIYRADGSKVRKVFGGKTTDYLDGFQYENGVLQFIPTSEGYYDLTKNKYIYNYTDHLGNVRLSYTKGASGGAEIIEENNYYPFGLKHQGYNSNSLANSAYQYKYQGQELQENGWYSFKWRNYIPELGRFFNIDQLGEKYEYQSPYNFSENQVTAFVELEGLEKGLPWYLNENKYGGKPVLTLGAHNIKLPYAQRDKYSGNIIDKTGTFLSNTLGSIYNGVASTWNDAMEGKDGTSAVFEGDREMESTVRHVARGNVNIEEVEGLAAAAIIHKTVRSSNKLKPNKEAVGDHSSFDRDVNGNIYKYETYEKTNKGYFNPTKRFDGGKKDGSPGAAHVDRKTKKSVTTPHVQTKEETRKPTPEELPKNARFIR, from the coding sequence ATGTTTAAGTTCAAACATTTTTATACCATGGGAATTCTCATGGCAGGGACACTCTCATCCCATGCCCAGATTATTCTCACCAATCCGGTAACAGAACAAAACAAGTCTGTTACCGATCCTTACAGCATCAGGCTCCTGCCAGGATTCAATGCCGCCTCACCTGCCGTCAACAGCTTCAGGGCTTCTCTGGGAGCTTCGTCTAATCCTAACCCTACGCCTAATAATTATGCTCCTAATCCGACAGCTTCAATATCGGTGAATGAGAATTACATCTACTCGCGTACTTACCTGGCACCACGCTCTTCCTCAGATCCTGCTGCCCCTCAGCAGCAGAGTATCTCCTATTTCGACGGACTCGGCAGACCCAAACAGGAGCTTTCTATTAAGTCTACACCCAATGGTCAGGATTTAGTATCCGATATTCCGTATGACAGCTTCGGCCGTCAGGTACAGTCATGGCTTCCGGTTCCAATGAACTCTCTAAACGGAAATATCCAGTCCGGAGTTCAGACCGCTGCTTCTGGTTATTACAAGAAAGCTGACGGATCTGCAGATCCATTGGCTTATGGAGAAAAAACACTTGAAAACTCGCCTCTGGACAGAGTTCTCGCTCAGGCTGCTCCGGGTTCTGACTGGGATGGTAAAAAAGTTCAATATCAATATCAAGCCAATGCTGATGGTGAGGTCTATCGTTATACCACCAGTACTTCCTGGAGTAATAATGCAACAGTTTCTGTTCTGGGTTTAAGTGGTACCTATGGAGCCAATAGTTTGTACAAAAATGTCATTACCGATGAAGATGGAAATTCAACAATAGAATTTAAAAACGGACAGGGACAAACGGTTCTGGTACGTAAAAAAAATGGTTCAGAAAATCTGGATACTTACTATGTGTATAATGAGTACAATCAGCTTGCTTTTGTTATTCCACCTCTCGCTATTGACAAAGGCGTTGATGCTACACTCCTTAATGAACTGGCTTATCAGTACCGTTATGACGGCCAAAACAGACTGGTGGAAAAGAAGCTTCCGGGAAAAGACTGGGAGTATATGGTTTATGATAAGCAGGACAGACTGGTATTAACTCAGGATGGAAAACTCCGCCAGCAGAATAAATGGCTCTTCACCAAGTATGATAAATTCGGAAGAGTGGCTTATACAGGATTACTGGACAGTGAGCCGGGAAGAGATGCTCAACAAAGCAATATGGTTAATTTTGGTATTAATAACGAAGAAAGAAGTGCTTCCGGTTTTGTACAAAACGGGACTACCATTTATTATAGCAGTTCCGCCTACCCTGTTGGTAACTTTACTTTGTTAACCGTTAATTATTATGATGAGTATCCACCGGGAAGTCCGGCAGTGTTTAATGGTGCTTCGGTTCTGGGTTCTAATCCTGTGAACGGAAGAAGTACCAAAGGATTACCTGTAGCTTCTATGGTCAAGAATATTGAGGATAATGGATGGACAAAATCTTATATCTGGTATGATGATAAAGCAAGGCCTGTAGCCACAGAATCTCAGAATCATCTTGGCGGTTATACCAGAACAAGTTCGGTATTAGCTTTCTCCGGAGTACCCACCAGTACTACAACCTATCATAAAAGGGATGCTTCATCCGGGGAAATGGTCATGAAAGAAGATTTTTCTTACGACCATCAGAACCGTCTGGTAAAGCATACCCATCAGGTAAATGGTGGCCCGGTGGAAGTTTTAACAGAGAATATCTACAATGAACTTGGACAATTAGAATCCCAAAATATTGGAAATGGTATTCAGTCGATAAAAAACGAATACAATATTCGTGGTGCTTTAACCAAAATGAATGATCCAAAGAATTTGCTAAATAAGCTTTTCGGATTTGAACTGAAGTATATTAATCCAGCAGGAACTTCTAAAAAATACAATGGCAATATTGCCGAAACTGACTGGGCTACACAAAGTGACGGAACATTAAGACGTTATAGCTATCAATATGATGGAGTAAACCGATTAAAAGAAGGCAGTTATTGGGATAATGCCGGAGCTGTCAGTGGTTCTTATGCGGAGAAGTTGAGTTATGACTTGAACGGAAATATCACCGGATTGCAAAGAACAGGTCAGGGTGCCGGATTAATAGATCAGCTGAATTATACCTACGATCAATCTGGAAACAGTAATAAACTGATTAGAGTGAATGATGCTTCTGGAAATGCAGCAGGTTATCCGGTAGGTGGAAATACAATTGCTTATGACATTAACGGCAATATGGTGAATCATCTGGATAAAGGGATCTCGAATATTGCTTACAATTATCTGAACCTACCAAGCAGTATTACAGCTTCCATAGGGAATACAGATTATATATACCGCGCAGATGGTTCTAAAGTCAGAAAGGTATTTGGAGGTAAAACAACGGATTACTTAGATGGATTCCAGTATGAAAATGGTGTATTACAATTTATACCGACTTCAGAAGGTTATTATGATCTTACCAAAAATAAGTATATTTACAATTATACAGATCACCTTGGAAATGTAAGGTTAAGCTACACCAAAGGTGCTTCTGGAGGAGCAGAGATCATTGAAGAAAACAATTATTACCCGTTTGGATTAAAACATCAGGGATACAATTCAAACTCTTTAGCTAATAGTGCTTATCAGTATAAATATCAAGGACAAGAATTGCAGGAGAATGGATGGTATAGTTTTAAGTGGAGAAACTATATACCAGAGCTAGGTAGATTCTTTAATATCGATCAACTTGGCGAGAAATATGAATATCAATCTCCATATAACTTCTCCGAAAACCAAGTTACCGCTTTTGTAGAACTTGAGGGACTTGAAAAAGGACTACCTTGGTATCTTAATGAAAATAAATATGGAGGAAAACCCGTTTTAACATTAGGAGCACACAATATTAAACTACCATATGCTCAAAGAGACAAATATAGTGGGAATATTATAGACAAAACAGGAACGTTTCTAAGTAATACTCTGGGCTCCATATATAATGGTGTCGCATCTACATGGAATGATGCCATGGAAGGGAAAGATGGTACTTCCGCAGTGTTTGAAGGAGATCGAGAAATGGAATCCACAGTACGACATGTTGCCAGAGGAAATGTTAATATAGAAGAAGTTGAAGGACTAGCAGCTGCAGCAATTATCCATAAAACAGTAAGGAGCTCAAACAAACTTAAACCAAATAAAGAAGCTGTCGGAGATCATTCATCGTTTGATAGAGATGTTAATGGAAATATTTATAAGTATGAAACATATGAAAAAACAAATAAAGGTTATTTTAATCCTACTAAGAGATTTGATGGAGGAAAAAAAGATGGATCTCCAGGCGCAGCACATGTAGATAGAAAGACTAAAAAGTCCGTTACAACACCTCATGTGCAAACTAAAGAGGAAACAAGAAAGCCAACCCCCGAAGAGCTACCTAAAAATGCAAGATTTATAAGATGA